The genome window TGGGCACGCTTGGCGAGCCACCAGGCGGCACTGCCAACGACCAGCCATGGCGCCTGCTCGGTGTTCGTGGGCACGCTGCGCGACTTCAACGAGGGTGACGCTGTCAGCGCCATGACGCTGGAGCATTACCCCGGCATGACCGAGCGAGCACTTGAGCGAATCGCCGACGAGGCGCTTCAGCGATGGCCGGTGGGCGAGGTGCTGATCGTGCATCGGGTCGGGCCAATCCTGCTCGGCGAAGCGATTGTGCTCACCGCCGCCTGGTCAGCTCACCGCGAGGCGGCATTCGCCGCCTGTCGTCACCTGATCGAGGAACTCAAGCAGCGGGCGCCGTTCTGGAAAAAGGAAACCGTGGCTGACGGCGCCCGCCGCTGGGTAGAGCGCACCACACCAGCCGGCAGTCA of Immundisolibacter sp. contains these proteins:
- a CDS encoding molybdenum cofactor biosynthesis protein MoaE, which gives rise to MTTEVVVGPFDPWARLASHQAALPTTSHGACSVFVGTLRDFNEGDAVSAMTLEHYPGMTERALERIADEALQRWPVGEVLIVHRVGPILLGEAIVLTAAWSAHREAAFAACRHLIEELKQRAPFWKKETVADGARRWVERTTPAGSQPNKKGPT